ACCAACAACGATCATCAAAACAGAAGATTCAACAGATATTTAAACGCTGGCTTAGGTTGGCATGGGTTCTTCTAGATAGACATTACTGAATATTATCATTACAGCTAAACATAAGAACTTAAAGACTTCCGACTAATCCTTGTCAAGCACATAGATTGAATAGAAGCTAAAACTACACATTAGAGCATTTAATAGTAAAACAAATTCGTGGAATACCTGATTGACAACAGCCTTAGCCATCCTAGGAAACTCTTTTCTCATAACAGATTTATGAAGCACACTTGCAGGTTTGTTCTGCTTCTTAGTCTTTGAGGTGGCAAGCAACACTGATCGATCCTTCCCACCAGGCTGAATAGTTACAGTCTTCTTGTTAGcaagacctataacaacataaaaattaacatctttggggttttttttttcattttaggactAGGGAAACAAATGCAAACCAAAAATGGAGGATGAGATTACCAGAGTGCTTGTAAGAGTTAAGATTGTAGAGATTGTTGCTCTCCTTACTGAACTGAATGCCGGCGGTGCCTCGACCGAACTCCTTCACCAAGAAACAGTTGTTTCTCTTCACGATCTCCCAAATCAACTGTCCTGGAACCGTCGCCATTTACTTACCTGAGAACAATGGATATATCAGATCGCTGCGAAACAAAAATGGGGAATTGGGGAAACGAATTCAAGATCGTAGAAAAGTAAATTTCAGCCGATATCAAAGTTTGGGAAACAAGCAATGGAATTATTTGAATGAC
This genomic stretch from Gossypium raimondii isolate GPD5lz chromosome 6, ASM2569854v1, whole genome shotgun sequence harbors:
- the LOC105772970 gene encoding 60S ribosomal protein L28-2 — encoded protein: MATVPGQLIWEIVKRNNCFLVKEFGRGTAGIQFSKESNNLYNLNSYKHSGLANKKTVTIQPGGKDRSVLLATSKTKKQNKPASVLHKSVMRKEFPRMAKAVVNQVVYNHYRPDLKKAALARLSAVNRSLKVAKSGVKKRNRQAVRIRGRK